A genomic region of Octopus sinensis linkage group LG2, ASM634580v1, whole genome shotgun sequence contains the following coding sequences:
- the LOC118762214 gene encoding uncharacterized protein LOC118762214, giving the protein MESHLDTASIFTGLSNRIENDLIEAIHKVMLNEMQKEIEQAKYVSILVDETSDVSASSQLSTVLRYVTEDCVTKEQFISFSDVSEDRSANALSEHVFKCIETWECGNKLIAQTYDGAATMAGQLNGLQAKVIRG; this is encoded by the exons atggAAAGTCATCTAGATACAGCTTCTATCTTCACTGGTCTGTCAAACAGAATTGAAAATGACTTGATCGAAGCAATTCATAAAGTTATGCTGaatgagatgcagaaggaaattgaGCAAGCTAAGTATGTTTCTATTCTTGTTGATGAGACATCTGATGTCTCAGCATCTTCACAACTGTCAACAGTTTTACGTTATGTTACAGAagactgtgtgacgaaagaacaatTTATCAGTTTTAGTGATGTTAGTGAAGATCGATCTGCAAATGCtttatctgaacatgtttttaaatgcattgagaCGTGGGAATGTGGAAATAAATTGATTGCACAGACATATGATGGTGCCGCTACAATGGCAGGACAACTAAATGGGCTACaggcaaaa GTCATACGGGGGTGA